The genomic interval TGTGATTGGTTCTCTGGATTTCTCCCCATCTGTACCAAAATTTTGTGTAAACCTGTATCTGTACTGTTCTCTTCCATCAGTGCTTTGAATGTAACTCTCAGGCTTCTTGTGAACTATTACCATTTATTAGATCTCTCATGCTTCCTTATTTCTATACTGTGGTTTCTAATAGAATTGTATGTATGTGCAAACGAAAATGTGTGTGGAATGTGACTCATAGTAtccattaaaagaaacagattaTTTGGCTAGTTCTATGGGCACATGTTATTTTTAGCTGCTCTTAATTATTTCATGTGCTATAGCCCATCTGCCCGTGGCAATTGGATGCTCTTTTTCCCAAAAGACAGAGTGGAGAGACAGACCCTATCTCATTCAGAGTGCTGCACCAGTGACATTTATGGATAATGAGAAATCTTGATAATTCATGAGATGTGTGGTCTCTCTAAATTGAGTTTATTGAAACTGACTGCTGTAGCTCTTATAGCTGGCAGATAAattcataaaaacatttaaaaacaagtaactttttaattccctttttaTGTGTTTAGTTACAATAGATTGGATGCTTGAAGGCAGTGAAGTTAAGAATTCACTGTAGTACATGTAAtgtattcatttattcatttctgTCCAGGTGAAAAGCTACAAGCGCTGAAGGCTAAACTCCAGGAGGCCATGAAACTCCGCAGGACTGAGGAACGCCAAAAGCGGCAAGCATTGTTTAAATTGGATAATGAGGACATgttggaggaagaagaagaagaagaggaggaggaagagatgaCAGATGAgtctgaggaagaggaagaaggcagTCATGAGGTCTGTATGCAACATTTTTACGTAACCTAGTCAGCTTCTCAATTCTGTTGCCTCTCCCCAGTGAAATGAGACTTTTGTACACTACTAATATTAGGGAAATTGCCAAGAATTCTTCCTAGAAGCTAAAAAATTGCTATAGTTAGCATGTTCAGGGTTTGGACTGTCCAAAACTCAATTTATTAGTATTTTCCTTATTTGTCTAAACAGTATTAAAATCAAATATAAGTGTATAAAAGATTCTGGTGctactttctctttttatatatacttGGCTTATTGCTAGCAGTGGACAGCTGAGGTTACCTGTCATggcctttccttttttaaaagggaTTGGAACAGAGTTGCTTGAAACAACCAAGCTATTTCAGTTGTCTCAGAGTGGAATAGGTGCATGCAAGAACTGTGAATGTCACTCAGTTTCATCCTCCAtatgttaaaatgttttcctgaaaagtACGCAAAGAAGTGTGACAGACCAAAGCAATAATTGTATCTCTGCTATGTTTGGGGATATTTTTTAGAATGTGGAATTTCTGCTTGGCGAAGCAGAGGAAGATAATGAAGATATAGAAGAGAAACACATTGAAGATGGTGATAAAGAAACTGACAAAGAATCAGTTGATGGAGATAAGCTGGAGAAATCTGTGCACTGTGATTCTGTTCTCAAACCACCTTCAACAGAGTCTACATTGATGCTTTTTAAGGACAGCTCTTCAAAAATGGGGTAAATAAATCAAGCCTTAAAAATGGTGCCTGAGCAATTTTATATTTGATCAATACATGTAGATGTTTTGATTTGAAGTACTTCTTATAActatttttcctgtcttgttcCAGTAGTTATATGTGCattcatatatattttcttttaaaaacctaaTGACTAATAGTGGAATAATCTGTTTCTTAATCAAAATGCACTAgatgtatttttgtgtgttacCTTGTTTTTTGCAATTAATCTCGTATATAACGAATTGCAGATACTCTCTTCCGGATGAGAAACTTGAAATGGAAGAAGCTACAGACAAAGGACCTGCCAAGTTAGGTAAAGTAGAACTATTATCGTAACTATCATTTTCTTCACCTGGCACACATAGAAGTTTCTGTTTGAGATTGATATTCgatatttttgttatttcatcACCTGTATAGTTATACAGTATGATTATAAAAGTTTAGACTGGTGAAAAAATGGGAGGGCTTGAAAAAActagaggaaaataaagttcaaaattatgctggaaaaaatatagaaaCCGTCAGAAATCAGTAAGatgaaattcaattaaaaagtGTAATATGCATCCTGtatgaagaaagaaatccaaCATGACcacaaaataatgaatttttagCAAGGTGTCAGTGTTGCAAAATAGTATCTTGAGGTTTTACTggatcacaaaaaaaaagttaagcactgtatttatttttttttttttcagaggatgaTGATTCATTTTCTCTACCAACACTAGCTAAAGAGAATAGCCATAACAGCAGCTTTGAGTTGATTGGCTCCATGATTCCATCATATCAGCCCTGTAGCAAACAGATGTCACGTGGAGGGAACTTTTTATCTGCAGCAGGAGGTTTCAGGTCACCTTCCCCAGgttttttcaaaacaagcttTATCAGCTCAGCTTCTAAGGTAAGGTTCTCAGTCCTATTCCTATCGTCTATTAACACAGTGGGTAgtgaataaatgtattttatccTGACTGTCAGATCTATCAAAAAATTAATACCAGAAGGCAGCATCTAGCCAAATGCTTTTATATGAGTAAGATTTGGGAAAAGCAAACTGTCCCCGGAGTTTAAAATGTCTCCACATTGGAACGGATAAAAATGACATTACAAAAACTTAGCATCTATTCTCTGACGTTTTAGAATATATAATCTGGTTTTTATATCTAAAATATGTAcaccataaatattttttttaagcatactTACATGGGCTACACAATATCTGATGTCAGTGAACTCCTATGATTTATCAGAGCAGTGTGGATGTACTTGACTCCTGCATGGTCTTAATCCTTTAAAATAGCTTAAATGTTTTATCCCATTCTTGCTTTTGATTTCTAGGCTTGCAAAACAAATAACTTGCatatttttctattcctttGACTAGAGCTCAGGAAAGACATCTGAGCCCTCTCTTCCCATAGAAGATTCCCAGGACCTGTATAATGCCTCTCCTGAGCCTAAGAGTTTATTTCCAGGGGCTGGGGAGTCACAGTTTCAATTTTCTTTGGAAGATGACACTCAGAGCCAGCTGCTTGATGCGGATGGGTAAGTAATAGGTGTAAAGGATGGTGTCTGATGCCCTTTAACAAAAATAGGACATACAGACCAGCAAGATATTTCTAACTACAGACTTTCTTTCAGGTTCTTGAATGTTGGACAACATAGGAATAAATACCAGTCCTCAAAGCATCAGCTGACTCTGGCTAGTATGGATGAGAATGCAATGGATGCCAATATGGATGAATTACTGGACTTGTGTTCTGGACAGTTTAGCAGTCAAGCTGAACACGTGCCAAATAccagcagcaacaaaaagcagaaCATGGAAGAATTGCTGAATCTTTGCTCAGGAAAATTCTTGTCTCAGAGTATGTCCTGAAGTCTGTTTTCAGCTTTGATGATTACTTGATCTATAAGCTTTATGATAAGGTACTCCTTAGTCCTGGGCACTAATGCAGAATGTGGAACTTCGAGACTTCTGAGAGCTCTAACAATCTAACACCTTTGTGGGAGCATGCTAACTGTCACTTCTAGGATGCTCTCTGATATTTTAAGAGTAGAAATGTATCTGTCTAATAAGTTGCAATCTTATTACTTTTTGTAGCAGGTTCTCCAACATGGGCATCTTCGGTATCTTCCAAGGCAGAAAAAGACAGTGACATAGAAGATCCAATGGCAGAAGCTCTAGCACTTTGTTCGGGctcctttcccacagacagGTTAGCATTGTTTGTCCTAAAATTGACAAACGTTTATAGTGGTAGTTGTCTTGTTTCACTCTTAATGCATTTTCTTGTTCGACATCAATTCAAAATGCTGTAAGCAAAAGTGTGGTCTGTTTTGGGTGTGAAGGGGAGGAATGTTGCAAATTGCTCAGCAATCACTCTCTAAATCAGCAGCATATACCGTTTCCCACAGTTACTGTGAAGGGAAATTCTTCTTTGTCTTTCACTGATAGTGGAAGATGTGTTGAAGAACTCTCATCAAACTGAGAAAAGATTGTTAGAATGAAGGACTTCTGGGTTCTATTCTGGGCTGTTACCAAACTACAGGAACCATAACCAAATGTtagtatttgcattttctccaTTGGTTAAACTGGAAAGGTGTATGGCTGCCTGACAAAAGGATAATGAGGCTTAAACAGGAATGTTAGGGGGATCCAAGAGGAATTTTAAGGGGAAAGAAACTCAGGATTTAGTACTTGCCCCATGGTTTCTGCAAGCGAAGACCTGaagtcttaaaataaaacatcaatGCTAATGAGGATTTAGGGCATTTAAAGCTAAATGCTGTTGAGAGACTGTTAGCTCTTTGAATGCTCACAGCTTATTACCTGAGACCTGCTATCATGATGGTTGAAATCTTGCTTTGAATTATTGTGAAGCCATCATTGGAGGTGAAatgaaaacatgcatttctttcatttactttcTCCTAGGGaagaagatgatgaagaggagcAAGAAGAACTTGgtgattttcagcttttaacAGATGACAATGCCTTTGATAGTGAAGAGGTATGAACTGATGGAGCAGAACAACTGCTACAGCATTCTGACTAAGAGAACTCCATTTATCTACTTAGTTTTTTAATATAACCATCAATGCAAAGAATTTTGACTTCCAGAACAAgctactgaaacatttttaagagcAATGTTTGGATTGCTTAAAATGTCTCCTTAATATTATGATATGGTGGACAAAGCATCTTAACATAGCAAATCCTCTGAAAAATCTGTGGTGTTTTAGTCTGTGTTTATTGACTGAAGAATAGAAGAAGTTGTCATTACAAAGCACTCCACTTCTGAAATCCaatttctgaaaactttctCTTTGACAGGATGAAAAAGGTGGAGATAGTGATgctgaagaagcagaaatgagTGATGAAGAAGAACTGCTGAGACATAGACGGGGCTTGAAGAAAAAATTGTAAGTAcatctttttttgtatattaATTGCCAGACAGAATAGAATTTTAATAGCACTATAAATTTAGTCTATAATTATTCCCTCCCCAGCTTTAGTATCTGATGTTTATGGTGTTGGCTCCAgctgttttcttgctttggtGCTGTCATGTTGCATGAGTTTAACTATGTTGCTGGTGGGTTATAGATGATTTCCATTATAATTTTCATTGTAGATGGAAATCAAAAGGCCACAATGAAATcaatgcaacattttttttgaccaaaaaaaatgCGGGAGTGCAGAAGTATTGTTTTCATTCCTCCTGTCTTAAGATCTTTATTCGTTTTAGCAAGTAAAACATCTAGTTGGCAGTTATCATTGCTATCACATTTGGTAGGCAACTGGCAAGGAATCTGGTGGATGACAATAATTTGGGGTGTTGTATGTTGGCAGGCCGTGTATGGGAATGTGCAAGAACTCAAGTATTAGtctgttacaaaaaaataaagatgattcATGTTTTCTCATTTAGGATATGTGTTAATTTTATGTCAAAAGATAAATCTTGCTTTCAGAAGATTTGTTTGATTATTGGTCTACCAAACTGAActcttttaatattcttttataGAAAACTGCAGGATTTCATGGAAGATGAGGCAGAGCTGTCAGGGAGTGATGTGGGCAGTGAGGATGAATATGATGGTGAAGACCTGGATGAATATGAAGAAGAGATTATTGATGAGGAACTCCCTAATGAAGTGGAATTAGAAaatcaaatacagaaattacACATGTCAGTGACAGTATTagtatatatttgtgtgtgtgaagtCATGGCTCTTGGGTATAAACTGGACTAacctcctccctttctcctgTGTTGATAGGAAGGCAATGCTTGACGATGACAAGCGTCAGTTACGCTTGTACCAGGAGCGATACCTCATTGATGGTGACCTGCATAGTGATGGCCCTGGCAGAATGAGGAGATTCAGATGGAAAAACATAGGTGCCTTTCTGATCTATGGTTAACAGATGGGGGTGAAAGATTGGAaagagagagtgtgtgtgtgtgtgtgtatgaaatACCACTTGGTAGTCCTTCAGAAGTAAATAATCTTTCAGAAATAAGTTGGGTTGGAGGGGGTCTGGTTTTGGAtagggttttttgtgtgtgtgttggatttttttggttttttactaGTCTGCATATTTTATGCCTCTTGTAAAATTaatagctaatttttttttctttgtctagATTATGCTTCACAGATTGACTTGTTTCAGAGAGATTCGGATAATGATGATGAAAATGAACAGTTTGATGAGACAGAAGCAAAATGGAGGAAAGAGCGATTTGAACGAGAACAGTGGCTTCGTGAGCAGGTAATAGTTAGCTTCCAGAATGGCATCTTGCTTGATATTTCTCTATACCATTGCTAGGTGAAATTGTTAGTTCCTCAAGTTAAActctggaaaaaatactgttcaTAAATgtatctttgtttttcattgtgAATTCTGCTCTTTCTCTTCTACAAGTATTCTACAGAGAGAGAAACTAATTCAGAAGGGAGAGGCAAAACAACTACGTTCTGAAACAAGTCGGCTTCAAAGCTGAAATAAGTTTCTTACGCTGGGAGCATACCTTCAAGTTTTAGAAGTTTCAGTATTAGGTCAGCTTTGTCAGCTGAATGTGATAGTACAGGTTTGCTGTTCATTAATAGAACAAGGATGATAAAGTGTCTAAGAAGTTGCAATAAACTTTCACAgtagaaagtaaataaaaaagactATTAATTTACATAATGAAAGGACTTGGTCTActtaaaatactgaatgaaacattcattcttaattttaacttttcaaTTTTATGAAGTGTCTTCTCTCtactacagaaggaaaaaaataaagagcaggaggaggaagaagaaatcgGTGAAGACAGCCAATTCATGAAACTAGCAAAAAAAGTAACTGCTAAGTCCCTACAGAAGAAAAGTAAGCTTACTTTTTATTGAAGTGACAATCAAGTAAGAGAAATAAAGCTTAAATTTCAGTCATCACTTGTAGTCTCCATTGAAGCAGGCCACAGATCAGAAAACTCCAGTGTCTAGTTTTCTTACACCAGTCTGAGCTCATGTCTTCCCGAACTTGAAAGGCTAAAGGTATAAAAGCATTGAAAATATGCAACTGCAAGGTTGATGATAATTGTGTGTATTTGCTTAATAAAATAGTATGCtactttttggaaaaaaagttgtagAGTGGAAATAAATTCCTCTATGAGCCATACAACTGATGATGTAAAGGAATTTGATGCAGATTtctgccccccctccctcccccgccaGTGTTTGCTGTCTGTTGTCAATTCCAAGTTCTTCAGTTtgatataaaattatattcctTCAAATTAAATTCAGAAACTGACATCTTCCTCTGTCTCTGCTAGCAAGCCCAGCAGTAGTGGTACAAGACACAACACTGTTACCCAGGAACCCGTTTGAAACATTCAGACCTGCCAGTGACATCCAGGTTGGTAATGGTTCTGAAAAATGGTATTTCCAAACTGCATCTGTAGAACACAGCAAAGTCAGCTGACCCTAGATTCTGGCTATTTCTGGTTTGTATGGTAGTGAGTAACACTTCAGTAGGCAGTAGTCTTTTCTATTAAGAGTAACCTACTAAAAGAGCTGTCTTGTTCATGTGAGTGGTTTAATGcagcatttctttgttcttcagATAAAAAATGGGTCTCTCTTGAACAGACCTAAAGCTGTCCTTCAGAAGCTAGCAGCAATGTCAGATCTTAATCCAAATGCACCTCGAAATTCAAGGAACTTTGTCTTTCATACACTTTCCCCAGACAAGAGTGAAGAGGCAAAGGAGAAATCAAAACTTCAGGTAAAGAGTTGTGTGGAATGTGCTGCCAATTGTGTAGATTGTTTAAATGTACAGGCACTAAGCACTGCCAAGTAGTTAAGAGCactgttgttttaaatattctctGTGGTTTCCTAGTATGTGCTCCCACACCAAATAATTCTCTGGTAATTCAGAATTTCAACTTTTTGGAGATTTTATACGTTCTAATGTATTCTACTCCCCTGTAGGTGAAGAAAAGAGGTCCTACTGCAGTAATAACATCTCTGGCCAAACGGCCCAGGGTAGACAGCACAGAGGAATCGAGTCAAAGTCGAAGTATATTCCAGTACTTGGAGAGCTGAATGTTGCTTTTTAGGGCCAGAGGTTGTATCTTGTCTCTTTGCCAGTTGCGGTTTGTTTTGCAAATCTGCCAGCAGTCATCAGGAAGGTAAATAAATTGCTGTACGTTCTCAGGCTGCCACTTAATTCACAAGTTCCAGTAATTTCCAGGCAATGGTTGTCTTTATTCCCCTTTGTTTTTTCTCGGTGCTCCATGGCAAATGAGAGCACAAAATCCATGCTTGGTTTGGAATGAAATGCTAACTTGGTCTTTCCCAAGCATTAAGGAAACTTACACTACTGTATACTGTCCTCGCAGAATCTCACGTTTCAGTGGTATCAGTTCCATCTGAAAATACCGCTCATGTGACAGGTATGACGCAGAAATGCTGCAGTTAGCTTAAAGCACAGATGGAGGAGgtatttctgcagttttggGTAAGAAAAAAGCAGTGTTAACTATAGCAGGACAGATGTTGCTTACACTTGCAGTACGAAGTTAGCTATAGCTTCCTCCAATGCCTTGTTTAATGTTTAAGCATTTATTAGCTTGACATTTTAAGAAGCTCTAATTTATGTttgaaatgtatatttttaaagaaggtcCCAGTCTTCTATGAGACAGTACAATAGGGATTTCTTtcccagtttttattgctgtttaaaTTCTTATGCATATGAATGTGCATATGTGGAGAGGGAAGAGTGTGAATAGCAGACgtaggagaggaaaagaaggtgtgttgaggttttttatttgagtatttggggggggggggggggggtgtttgaTTTGTTTCGCCCAGCTGAAGACTCTCTTAAATCATCCATCCATTGTTTTCATGCAAGCTGCACTCATCCAAGAGAAAACATCCGTTTCTGAACAGCTAGTAATGAAAAGCCTTCTCTAGAATGAGGAAATTAGATAATAAGAAACGATCATTCACAACTATTCTAAATAGTGTGAAAGAAACTTGAGACAATATACAGCGTTTCTGACACTTCTGATTGAGAGCTGAATGTGTTAAAGTAGAGACCAGATAATGGTAAGACAGTGGCCTGCTCTGTAAAACTAAAGATCTTTCTAGGACTTGATGTCACATACTTAGGTTGCCAACTCTGTCAGAGAAGTATCCTGAATTGTAAATTTTGTTACATCATAAGCATATGCCTGGTGTGctacatgtaaaatattttactgtataTTATGTTTATAAAGAATTATGGTACTAATTGGAGTGCAATTTTacaataaaacatgtttttaattttggagGCAGTTGGAATTAATTTACAGGATTTCACTCAGTTGTGTgtatgtggctttttttttccaaaatgtttgtctatctctgtcttttttttttttttcattgctgcttttcttttgtagcCACAACTAAGCCCTTCACTAGGAGCAGCTGCAAGAATATTGGAatacaacaaaaacaacccccctATGTTTATTGGAGTGTAAATTCTCAAGTCCTCAAGTCTTCCACTTCAGTTTGCATAAAATTCTTGGCCCTAAGAATATGTTTCTTCTTAGTGATTCagtagttttggtttttttagttcatAGACAAaacttgctttctctttggCTTGAGATGTGCCTATTTCAGTTCATTCTAGCAATTCTAATAATTAGTACACCTGGATTTGGGATGGGAAGTTTAGGGAAGAGAATGAAGGAGGAAAGGTCATTTATCAGATGTTTCTTGAAGAGCAGCATAACTGAAATAAGATATCTGAATATCCAGTTAATTCTCTATCATGGTGTTTGCACTGATTTGTAAGTTGTACTAATTCAGCACAGGCTTACTGGACAAAAACATTCGAAGCTGCAAAATTCAGCACCTTCTTGTAATTTTGCTAACACTGCCTGCCACTAGAGAGCAGCAAGAGAATGCTCTTCCTCTAGCAAAAGGGGGCAAGAATGATTAAAGCTTAAACTGTACTCTGACTCAAGGGGAAATTCTTATAGTTTTCCATGCTCTATGGCATTGCAAAGGATTAAATCTATATAGACCTATAATTGCTACATTTTTGCATTAGAAGGTAGTAGCCTGAAGAGCACCTTTACAGGATTGGCTTTGTCCTGGTGGTCTTACTAGCCTTTACTCAGCACATGCTAGCCACAGCCGtggcatttatttctttttcactttaaaattttcccttcaaaatactttttgctTGTTCCAGAACcaagaatagaaaaatattgttgAGCCTGAAGAACTTATAAATTGAAATACGTAGGCTGGGAAGATTTCTGGCTACTGTGGTTCGGAAACATTTCCCCCAAAACAACCTTTCAGGCGTTCAGGGTTTGCGAAATGCTGCTGGTAAGCACTGCGCCACACCCCAGAAATTTCTTGCAGGGGTAtatattccatgccatgttcTGAGGAGGCAGTGGTAGGAGGCCGGGGTGAGTCCCGTAGGAGCTGAAATCTCAATAGCAGGAGGGGTTGAACCATGTgctgagatgctgctgctgctacttctTATTGTGCCAGACTCCATCTTCCCACCAGGGATGAGAGCTGTGGGTTTGGGCCTGACCCTTGCCTATGCTCCCACCTGTGCTGCTGACCTTTTTTCATCCCTGCGGCCGGCTCTTCTAgggctgccccccaccccacctcccgTCTGGCACATTAACTCAGCTTTGGCTTCTCATTTTCAAGTATCGATTCAGCTCACCCCTCCTGGCACTGAGATGATGCTGCTGTGctaacagagagaaaaatcctCCCCTGTTGCTGCTGGAAGTGCCAAGAGTGGTCTGGTGCTGGCCAGGCCAGCTGGGAAGGAAGGATTGACTATGGGTTGAGGCAGAGAGGGGTGACAGGGTGGGAATGAGGGTCCTGtgcacagccctggggcagcAGTGCACCTCAGCCTGTGCAGAAACAGTCTCTGCGGGGCTGTCCCGGGCTGAAGGAGGAGCTCCTTCCACTTCGCTCACTGCTTTTCCCCTTTAATCACATCTTGGGCTAACCACTAGCAGTTACAGCTGAGAGTCAGGATGGGTAATGGTTGGTTTTAGCTTTGCATGAAGTGCAAAAGTGGCTGCACCTTGGTAGGACACCAGGGTTTTCATCTGAGTGAGGCAGCTGTAATAACTACATGtctccatgcctcagtttctcctaCCTGCACAAGGGACAGGAGGAATAAAACCTTTTAGCTCTCAGCTCCAGATCCTAGGCTGTACTGCAGGAGCCTTGATGAGAGGAGTGCTGCTAAGTATGCAATGTTACCTGCTGAGTTTGCAGGGAGAATGAGCTCTTAGGAACCTAAATGAtagtgaagaaattaaaaaagaacttATAAGCAGAGGAAGGAACGGCCTTTGGTCTGTGTTAAAGGTTAACATTGCAGACACGTTTATAATCATAGCTCTCACCACCCCACGGCTCCTCGGGGGCTCAAGGCAGTCActgaattatgttttctttttttttttttctttttgccaagAGACtgaaagggggagagaaaaaaaactatttGTTTGTCTTGTCTAATTTAATTTATGTTATTTATCAAATAGACAGGTTATTTGGGAAACCAGATGGACCCAGGCTAAAATCATCTGTATTTCCAACATGTGAAAAATTATGTCGGAGTGGACACATGAAAAGAAGTGTGCTGTATGTTTTGTGTGTGCTTATCACGTGAGCTTCTGCACCTCATCTGTCCTGGACCTTTAATCAGTTGTCCCAGACCCAATATGAGGGTTAAAGGACAAAAAGACCCCCAGGCATCCACGCAAATGCGGATGGGGAGGGTGTCTTCCAGAGCAGCCATGTCACAATTATTTACCCTCTCTGGCTTTCAACCTGCTCGTTAACTGGTGCATCCTTTCTCCAGAAGTGATGAATGGGGCACATTTTTGGGCCCATGGAAACGTCTTTACCACATACTTGGTTTTGGAGCGGAGCAGGTGATGTTTTCagtatctttcttttcctttgcgTTCTCCATTaatagaaaaggaaacagaagacagagagcagcagaaatAGGCAGGAACAGCTATAGTCTAACTGAAATGGAGTAGATAGTTCAAGAAATACAGCAATACAATGTAAGaatatagtaaaagaaaacaagacccCTCTATTACTCACAGGCAAGTGCTTTTCTCCCTAAGAAGGAAAAGATAacagcagagagggaaaaaaaacccccaccctgcAGCACTGATAATGCAAAGGTGTTGCCTTGTGCAGGTAGGAGCGAGCCggcagtggcagagctggcGAGGAGGATGACTGGCCAGGCTCGGTGCAGGGTCCCCCCCTCGCCCCGTCCCCGTGGCCATTGCTCCTGCTGCATTAACCTGCCGGGGCAGAGCTTGGGGCTGCTGCAACCATCTCAGCCAGCACCGGGATCCTGATGAAGTTCCTCCTGCAAGGGAGCAGTCCTAGCACACCTCTGGTGCCCGCGCTTAATTAATGATCTGAAATCAAAGGGGAAATTGAAACTTGGCAAAGACCTTCCCTCCCTGGCACCCACTGGGCAGCTGCGAGGGGCTGTGCAGGGGTGGGACATCCCGACTGCTGCTTTACTACCAAGAGCTGAGCCTGAAGCAGCCCCCCCCACCAGACTTCCCTGTGCCCCGGCCCCCCACCACCCTGGGGCAGGAGCccggcagctggagcagagccgTGGGGGCTCCTGGCTGGGCAGAGTCTGGCCAAGCTCGTGACACGGAAAGTAGCTCTGTCTGAGACTTGCAGCGGGTTTATTAGGTGACCTGTAAAGCAAAAGTTTCATTCTATATTAACTATTAGtcattaatattaattataaCATTGCATGTGCTCTGTGTGGACAGATGTTCAGTCCTTGGGGgttattattttctcttgtaTCATCCAGAAGCCCAATTTATGGCTAACTCCAGCTATGCTTCTCCAGGCAGCAGAGATCTAAACCAGctgtaattaaagaaaatgacatAAAGGATTGCAGTACAGGGGGGAGGGGTGAGAAGTAAATCTTACAGCTTTGCaagagattaattttatttttagctaatattttcttctctgctcctcAAGGCTGTTTTCATGCAAcatg from Haliaeetus albicilla chromosome 16, bHalAlb1.1, whole genome shotgun sequence carries:
- the CLSPN gene encoding claspin isoform X2, which translates into the protein MPGGSPIRLASRGACRGVCARPIPAGAVHAGGGERPTGAVHAGKAAPGPAGGRGARWGLWKAPAGAVRQGPPFPLEDLNLDLEKALDSDSDSGQGSCETASPGHFSKGIASLDDRDSEEEIFVRKKAKSKKVLQDSDSEDGEDGGSFVHNNIPGGDKENGEEKENITAQRNKKSHRIRQGLLDSDDSDTGDRLQIENLETSRKAGLSEEESEEETPLKSVKKYRKHKHDFEEESAKKAVGKSRRRKEKERKIQSIKQLKKEKKPRAEVDGGQRYPFNDSGCLLDDKELFDNGLEEENDYPPEDEESIESIRAAVKNKIKKYKNKEWFSEGEGYKHVFDDENEEPVLKEPKRKERKAARLSKEAIKQLHSETQRLIRESSVSLPYHVPETKSVHDFFKRRPRPVCQGNAMALLKSTKYQLSLNEESADTKNLSTDCKDGQIEGDQSAANEPETNLGRDVDTTVSKPLADVGKNSREDCAEKPRQDSDDSHTVRTVMTDNNTEEQQHSNFQSTDCSEQKENEIPLAVEGDALEQRGETAPDLQGEKSDQQVGPGLVAQPEKVRKSKLDKLRELGIDLSIKPRICSGNESFINLDESDSNKELEALKARFLKHTLRTSKSKAERTINMNIIRKETTSEGKEELKADVVPAVLAAESLDETVHTKPGEKLQALKAKLQEAMKLRRTEERQKRQALFKLDNEDMLEEEEEEEEEEEMTDESEEEEEGSHENVEFLLGEAEEDNEDIEEKHIEDGDKETDKESVDGDKLEKSVHCDSVLKPPSTESTLMLFKDSSSKMGYSLPDEKLEMEEATDKGPAKLEDDDSFSLPTLAKENSHNSSFELIGSMIPSYQPCSKQMSRGGNFLSAAGGFRSPSPGFFKTSFISSASKSSGKTSEPSLPIEDSQDLYNASPEPKSLFPGAGESQFQFSLEDDTQSQLLDADGFLNVGQHRNKYQSSKHQLTLASMDENAMDANMDELLDLCSGQFSSQAEHVPNTSSNKKQNMEELLNLCSGKFLSQTGSPTWASSVSSKAEKDSDIEDPMAEALALCSGSFPTDREEDDEEEQEELGDFQLLTDDNAFDSEEDEKGGDSDAEEAEMSDEEELLRHRRGLKKKLKLQDFMEDEAELSGSDVGSEDEYDGEDLDEYEEEIIDEELPNEVELENQIQKLHMKAMLDDDKRQLRLYQERYLIDGDLHSDGPGRMRRFRWKNIDYASQIDLFQRDSDNDDENEQFDETEAKWRKERFEREQWLREQKEKNKEQEEEEEIGEDSQFMKLAKKVTAKSLQKKTSPAVVVQDTTLLPRNPFETFRPASDIQIKNGSLLNRPKAVLQKLAAMSDLNPNAPRNSRNFVFHTLSPDKSEEAKEKSKLQVKKRGPTAVITSLAKRPRVDSTEESSQSRSIFQYLES